A section of the Lentimicrobiaceae bacterium genome encodes:
- the cls gene encoding cardiolipin synthase, translating into MAVLAIIEKLIYLIYFVILVFVCLRIIFDTQDTSKALAYVLFAIFVPIVGIAFYFTVGINYRKRKLYTKKLKHEEKLKGFLYGNESWTNANKKIFEDIGLKSYKPLAKLLSNSHVGTITVNNDVELLINGEEKFKSVFEAIREAKNHIHIEYFIIEDDYVGNQLAELLIQKASEGVEVRFIYDDYGSRGIRKRYAQRLAQNGVDVHPFYKIKLLFLANRLNYRNHRKIIVVDGKIGFVGGINVSDRYINYTDEQIDKMGVYAKKNRNKKYWRDTHIKICGESVYALQYVFLCDWNFCAKQDLKANLKFFPKIDKQYSNGKAVQMVAGGPDSELPLTELSILRTINNAKTEILITTPYFIPSKSVLEALYSAALSGVKVKLLVPKCSDTLIIDVAAKSYYNELLRANAEIYLYTKGMIHAKTLVSDKELSIVGTANMDIRSFDLNFEINAMIYDKAFSEQLADIFYKDLDDAEIIDIIEWNKKPFYKKLWSKLLSLFSPLL; encoded by the coding sequence GTTATATTGGTATTTGTGTGTTTGCGAATTATATTCGACACTCAAGATACGAGCAAGGCATTAGCCTACGTTCTTTTTGCTATTTTTGTTCCAATCGTAGGCATTGCTTTTTACTTTACTGTAGGGATTAATTACAGGAAAAGGAAATTATACACCAAAAAACTTAAGCACGAAGAAAAGTTAAAAGGTTTTTTGTATGGCAATGAAAGTTGGACAAATGCAAACAAAAAAATATTTGAAGATATAGGTTTAAAAAGCTATAAACCGCTTGCTAAGCTGCTTTCAAATAGTCATGTTGGCACAATAACGGTAAACAACGATGTAGAACTGTTGATAAACGGCGAAGAGAAATTTAAATCCGTGTTTGAAGCAATAAGGGAAGCTAAAAACCATATTCATATTGAGTATTTTATTATAGAAGATGACTACGTAGGAAATCAATTAGCCGAATTGCTGATACAAAAAGCTTCGGAAGGTGTTGAAGTCCGTTTTATTTACGACGATTACGGAAGTAGAGGAATACGAAAACGTTATGCACAGCGCTTGGCTCAAAATGGTGTAGATGTTCATCCTTTTTACAAAATAAAATTATTATTTCTTGCTAATAGGCTTAACTACCGAAATCACCGAAAAATCATCGTTGTTGACGGTAAAATTGGATTTGTTGGTGGAATAAACGTCAGCGACAGATACATCAACTACACCGATGAGCAAATTGATAAAATGGGTGTGTATGCTAAAAAAAATAGAAATAAAAAATATTGGCGTGATACGCACATTAAAATTTGTGGCGAGAGTGTTTATGCATTACAATACGTTTTTTTATGCGATTGGAATTTCTGTGCCAAGCAGGATTTAAAAGCCAATTTGAAGTTTTTCCCAAAAATTGACAAACAGTATAGCAATGGCAAAGCAGTGCAAATGGTTGCCGGCGGACCCGACAGCGAACTTCCACTTACAGAATTATCTATTCTTAGAACTATTAATAATGCCAAAACCGAAATTCTGATAACAACGCCTTATTTTATACCAAGTAAGAGCGTTTTAGAAGCGCTGTATTCGGCGGCTTTGTCGGGTGTTAAAGTAAAATTACTAGTACCAAAATGTTCCGATACGTTAATAATCGACGTGGCTGCCAAAAGCTACTACAACGAGCTACTTAGAGCCAACGCCGAAATTTATCTCTACACAAAAGGCATGATACATGCCAAAACTTTGGTTTCCGACAAAGAGCTTTCAATTGTAGGTACCGCCAACATGGATATCAGAAGTTTTGATTTAAACTTTGAAATAAATGCTATGATATACGATAAAGCGTTTTCGGAACAACTTGCCGATATATTCTACAAAGACCTTGACGATGCCGAAATAATAGATATTATTGAGTGGAATAAAAAACCATTTTATAAAAAGCTGTGGTCTAAGTTGTTAAGTCTGTTTTCGCCTTTATTGTAG
- the recJ gene encoding single-stranded-DNA-specific exonuclease RecJ, with translation MDKRWIIAPACDNEKVLKLSSELGVSNLLSELLVQRGITTYDEAKAFFRPSLDMLHDPFLMNDMDKAVSRIERALKNNEKLMVYGDYDVDGTTSVALVYSFFKENGFDDIIFYIPDRYNEGYGISYRSIDFANEQEVDLVIALDCGIKAVDKVDYAKQKGIDFIICDHHRPDVEIPAAIAVLDNKRVDSTYPYDELSGCGVGFKLIQAYAQKNNIAFDKLKKYLDLVAISIASDLVPITGENRVLAFYGLKALNTNPRPGIIAVLEAANIRANNDPENKLFFERELTINDLVFSVGPRVNAAGRIKNGEDSVELLISQDAEIAKHYASKINTFNNERRNLDTQTTQEALEIISSSEKLKNSLSTVLYKPEWHKGVLGIVASRLTEVYYRPTIVLSESNGMLTGSARSIKNFDIYNAIEECSDLLEHFGGHTYAAGLSIKPENFEAFVNKFEKVVEKNIDKEMLVPEIEIDAEINLNQITGKFVRILKQFSPFGPGNMSPVFVTRNVKDTGYVRIVGKNHIKTEVFQETVRSNPFPAIAFQLGEHYERIEKGEKFNICYHIEENEWNGIKTVQFNVKDISFDEA, from the coding sequence ATGGATAAACGTTGGATAATTGCCCCTGCTTGTGATAACGAAAAAGTTTTAAAACTTTCGTCGGAGTTGGGTGTATCCAACTTGTTGTCTGAACTTTTAGTTCAAAGAGGCATCACAACTTACGACGAAGCCAAAGCCTTTTTCCGACCATCGTTAGATATGTTGCACGACCCATTTTTGATGAATGATATGGATAAAGCCGTATCGCGAATTGAAAGAGCGCTAAAGAACAACGAGAAACTTATGGTTTACGGCGATTACGATGTAGATGGGACTACATCGGTGGCTTTGGTGTATTCGTTTTTTAAAGAAAACGGTTTCGACGATATTATTTTTTACATCCCCGATAGGTATAATGAAGGATACGGTATTTCTTACCGTTCTATTGATTTTGCAAACGAACAGGAGGTTGACTTAGTCATAGCTTTGGATTGCGGAATAAAAGCCGTCGATAAAGTTGACTATGCCAAACAAAAAGGCATTGATTTTATAATTTGCGACCATCATCGTCCGGATGTGGAAATACCTGCAGCTATTGCAGTTTTGGATAATAAAAGAGTTGACTCAACATATCCTTACGATGAACTTTCGGGTTGTGGTGTGGGTTTTAAACTTATTCAAGCCTATGCACAAAAAAATAATATAGCTTTCGATAAGCTTAAAAAATATTTGGATTTAGTTGCTATAAGTATAGCTTCCGATCTTGTGCCTATTACAGGCGAAAACAGAGTTTTAGCCTTTTACGGACTAAAAGCTCTTAACACTAATCCACGTCCGGGTATTATTGCAGTTTTAGAAGCTGCCAATATACGAGCAAATAACGATCCTGAAAACAAGTTGTTTTTCGAAAGAGAGCTTACAATAAACGATTTGGTGTTTTCGGTTGGACCGCGTGTTAATGCAGCGGGACGTATTAAAAACGGCGAAGATTCGGTTGAGTTACTAATATCGCAGGATGCAGAAATAGCTAAGCATTACGCAAGCAAAATAAATACCTTTAATAACGAAAGGCGAAATTTAGATACGCAAACCACTCAAGAGGCTTTGGAAATAATTTCATCGTCAGAAAAACTTAAAAACTCGCTTTCAACAGTTCTGTACAAACCCGAATGGCACAAGGGAGTTTTGGGTATAGTCGCATCAAGGCTTACAGAAGTTTATTATCGTCCTACGATAGTACTTTCCGAGTCGAATGGAATGCTAACAGGTTCGGCACGTTCTATAAAAAACTTCGATATTTATAATGCTATAGAGGAGTGTAGCGATTTGTTAGAACATTTTGGAGGACATACTTATGCTGCCGGTTTGTCTATAAAACCCGAAAATTTTGAAGCTTTTGTCAATAAATTTGAGAAAGTTGTAGAAAAAAACATCGACAAAGAGATGTTAGTGCCTGAAATTGAGATAGATGCCGAAATAAACTTAAATCAGATTACAGGCAAATTTGTTAGAATATTAAAACAATTTTCACCATTTGGTCCCGGAAATATGTCGCCTGTTTTTGTTACCAGAAATGTTAAAGATACAGGATATGTCCGTATAGTTGGTAAAAACCATATCAAAACTGAAGTTTTTCAAGAAACTGTGCGTAGCAATCCTTTTCCTGCTATAGCATTTCAGTTAGGCGAACATTATGAAAGAATAGAAAAAGGCGAAAAGTTTAACATCTGCTACCATATAGAAGAAAACGAATGGAACGGAATTAAAACCGTGCAGTTCAACGTTAAAGATATAAGTTTCGACGAAGCTTAA
- a CDS encoding LysE family transporter: MLTVIKGVILGFTMSFLIGPALFSLLQTSIYTGKRAGVFLALGISLSDTTIIYLAFLGILQLLNTNSNFLIIGVIGGVILISFGIYTYLKKVIIDEEKKLIRSPMASPFTYIGKGFLLNFMNPFAWFFWITAMVTVSASVGDKLDVLYFFGGTIITVFSTDLLKVFIADKIKEHLNDKLLVRINRIVGIVLMLFGIVLILRTFYKLV, translated from the coding sequence ATGCTGACAGTAATAAAAGGTGTTATTTTAGGATTTACAATGTCTTTTTTGATAGGACCTGCCCTTTTTTCGCTTTTGCAAACTAGCATATACACAGGAAAAAGAGCGGGAGTTTTTTTGGCATTGGGAATTTCGCTCAGCGACACTACAATTATTTACTTAGCTTTTCTTGGGATATTGCAATTACTGAATACTAACAGCAACTTTTTAATAATTGGAGTTATTGGTGGCGTTATTCTTATCTCCTTTGGAATATATACATACCTTAAAAAAGTTATAATCGACGAAGAAAAAAAGCTTATTCGCTCACCTATGGCTAGTCCGTTTACTTACATAGGCAAGGGTTTTTTACTTAATTTCATGAACCCTTTTGCTTGGTTTTTCTGGATTACGGCTATGGTTACGGTTTCTGCAAGTGTTGGCGATAAGTTAGATGTTCTTTACTTTTTTGGCGGTACAATAATAACCGTATTTTCAACCGACCTGCTTAAAGTTTTTATTGCCGACAAAATTAAAGAACACTTAAACGATAAATTACTCGTACGTATTAATCGTATTGTCGGAATTGTATTGATGTTGTTCGGAATTGTACTAATTCTCAGAACCTTTTATAAGTTGGTTTAA